AATACGCCATAGCAATGGTAATTAACCAACCTATTAAAGCTAGTAATTTAGAGTGTTTATAATCTCCTACTATGTTTTTCTTATAAGCTGCAATTAATATCACACATAAAGCAATAGGCAATATAAAACCATTTAAAGTCCCTACCAAAATTAATACTGCAGTTGGTTTTCCTATAGTTGAAAATACTAAAGTAGAAAATATAATAAAGGCTATTATTATATTGTTTTCATTCTTTTTAAGCCAAGGACTAAAGCTTGATATAAAACTAACTGATGTATAAGCACAGCCAACTACTGAAGTAATAGAAGCAGCCCAAATTACAATACCAAAAACAACACTACCAAAATTACCCAAAATATATTCAAAAGGAGTAAGAGCTGGATTGTTAGGATTTAAACTAACGCCTAAAGAAATAACCCCTAAAACTGCTAAAAATAAAAATACCCTAATAATACTAGCTATAATTATTCCTGAAACCGAACTTTTACTAACTTCTTTTAGATTTTCAACACCACAAATCCCCGCATCAAGTAAGCGATGAGCACCTGAAAAAGTAATATATCCGCCAACCGTTCCGCCTATTAAAGTAACTAAGCTTAAAGCATCAAATTTTGATGGAGCAAATGTCTCAATAGCCACTTCTTTTAAAGGTGGATTTGATTTAAACACAATATAAATTATTATAAGTATTAATATAGCACCTAAAATCTTAGCAAATCTATCCATATGTGCACCTGCGTCTTTATTAATGAAAATACCTATAGCAATTACTGCACTAATACAAGCTCCTAAAATAGGATTTATCCCAAAAATAGTCTCAAATCCAAGTCCAGCACCTGCAATATTACCTATATTAAATGCAAGTCCACCTAAAATTATCAAAAATGATAATAAATATCCTACACCTGGAAAGACCTTATTAGCAATATCTTGAGCTTTTAATTTACTAACTGCAATAATTCTCCATACATTAAATTGAACCCCAATATCCATTAAAACCGACATTAAAATAATAAAAGCAAAACTAGCCCCTAAGCTTTGCGTAAAGCTAGCAGTTTGAGTTAAAAATCCAGGTCCAACTGCTGAAGTAGCCATTAAAAATGCAGCACCTAATATAGCTTTATTATTTTTCATTAATTACTCCTTATGCTTATATTGTTTTCTTCTAAAGTTTTTTTGATTTTTTGTGCAAATAAAAGTGCTTTTTTGCTATCTCCATGAACGCATAAACTATCAGCTTTTATATTAATTTTTTTACCATTTTCACTGATTACATATGAATGTTTTATCATATTTAATACTTGATTTATTGCTTCATCTTCATTTTCAATTAAAGCATTTTCTTTAGTTCTTGATACCAACAAACCATCATCTGTATATCTTCTATCAGCAAAAACTTCACTAATACTATTAATACCTATATCATTTGCTGCACTAATTAAACAAGAATTGCTAAGCCCCATTAATGCTATATCTTTGCCTAATTTTGCAACTTCTATTGCAATATTTTTTGCTAAGTCTAAATCAACACAAGCCATATTATATAAAGCTCCGTGTGGTTTAACATAGCTTAATTTTACCCCTACTAATTCGCACATTTGTTTAATCGCACCAAATTGATAAGCAAGTAGTGCTTGTAATAATTCTTTATTTAAATTCTCATTAGTTCTTCCAAAATTTGCCCTATCATTAAAGCTTGGGTGAGCTCCTATTCTTAGCTTATATTTTTTAGCTTTAATTAAAGTATTATATATTTCTTTATATCCACCAGCGTGAAGCCCACAGCATACATTAACAGAGCTTATTAAAGCTAATATCTCATCATCATTTTGCATACCTTCAGCTAAATCTGAATTAAAATCAATTCTCACTTGCATACTCCTTTATTTGATTTATATGTGAAATTCTTTCTTTTTTTGCCATTAGAGCTTCTTCAATACTTACTAATTCAAAACTAATCTTAGAATTAATTCTACTTTGAGCAAAAAGCCCTAAATCAGCTTCAATTACTTGAGCAATTTTTGGATAACCGCCTGTTGTTTGTGCGTCTTTTAATAAAACTATAGGCTCTCCACTACTTGGCACTTGAATAGTTCCTGCACTAACTCCGTGAGATGGCAAGCTTAATTCATTGATTAAATTAAGTTTAAAATCACTATTTAGCCTATATCCCATTCTATTACTTGAGCTTGATATATTAAATTCTTGATTTAATAAATTATGCTTTGCTTCATCACTAAAAAGCTCCCATTCAGCACCTTTAATTATTCTTATTTTATCTCTTGGTTTTATCCTAGATACTGCTATTTGAGATAAATTCATTCTTGAACCTATGCTTAATTCATCGCCTACTTTTAATGCTCTACCATTAAATCCACCAAAAGATGCGCTAAGATTTGTAGAAGCTGAATTAAGAACAAAATCAGCACTAAAACCACCATAAGCACAAATATAAGCACACATTCCTGACATAGCTCTTATTAATCTAAGAGTTTTTCCTGCTTCAATTCTAATTCTATAATTATTATGAATTGGCTTTTCATCTATGAATGCTTCATAATTTGCCCCTGTGATACAAAAAGTCATTGCCTTATTACAATATATTTCTATCCCACCTAAAATCACTTCAATTGCAGGTGCATTTAAGTCATTTCCTAATAAAGCATTACCTAACATAAAGCTCCATTTATCTAAAGCCCCACTCTCATTTACCCCATAACTTTTATACGAAAACCTACCTAAATCTTGAATAGTTGCAATTGATGATATTTTTGTAATTTTCATAATCTCTCCTTAATGCTATTGATTACAAATTTTAATCTATCACCTGCTTTTAAAAGGCTCGGATTTTCGCTATTTACATCAAATAATTTTGCCTTTGTATTTCCTATGATATTCCATCCACCTGGACTTTGATAAGGATATATTCCTGTTTGAGCTCCACCTATACCAACCGAACCTGCTGGAATTTTAAGTCTTGGGGTGCTAAGCCTTGGAGTGTGTAAAATCTCATTTAATCCACCCAAATATGCAAATCCTGGTTGAAAACCTATAAAATAAACATCATAAATAGGCTCGGCGTGTAATTTAGCAAACTCACTCATACTCATACCTTTAGCCTTTGCAATTACCTTTAAAACAAGTCCTAAATCCCCACCATAATCAACAGGAATTTCAATCAATCTTCCTGATAGCTCTAGTGGTTTAGTGCTAGTAATTAACTCATTTAATTTACTTTGTAAATCTAATAAATCTTTATAATTTAAATCACTTGTTAAGACATAAAGAGTATTCATTCCGACCACTACTTCTTTTATATAAGGCATATCTTTAATTACTAAATTAAGTGCATAGCATAGGCGTTGTTTTTCTATGCTTATTGGAGGCTCAAGATATAAAAGCAATGAAGTTTCGCTTGTAATTTTAAATTTGTTATACATAATCATCCTTTAAATTTATTTTTTTTAATACTAAAACACACTATATTCGCTATCTTTTCTATCCGTTACAAACATATATCCAGGAGAATGAGTTATCATAATATCAGGCTTACTAGTAAGTGCTATGCTTTGCGGAGTTACCCCACAAGCCCAAAATACACATTCTTCATCAGGATAAATAGTAGATGCGTCTCCAAAATCAGGATTATTAATATCTTTAATACCTATTACACTAGGATTTCCTATATGAACAGGTGCTCCATGCACGCTAGGATAAAGAGCTGTTGCGGTTGTAGCTTTGATTAAATCTTTATGTTTAATTGGTCGCATTGAAACAACCATTTTTCCATAAAACTTACCAGCACTTGCACAATCAATATTTGTAATATACATAGGCACATTATGATCTTCTTCAATATGTCTTAAAGGTATATTGTGATTTAATAAAGCTGCTTCAAATGAAAACGAACAACCTATTAAAAAACTCACATAATCATCTTTAAAATGATTGATAATATTGCTTGTCTCTTCTACTAATTCGCCTTTTTTATATATTCTATATTTAGGAATACTCGTTCTAATATCTGCATTATTTGCACTTGTTTTTGTAAGATATTCTCCCGCGTCTAAGACTTCAATTAAAGGACAAGGTTTAGGGTTTCTTTGACAAAATAATAAAAAATCATAAGCATCACTTTTAGGCAAAATCGCAAGATTAGCTTGAACATAACCTTTACAAACCCCTGCTGTAGGTTTGCTAAATTCATTTTTAGAAATTAAAGCTCTTAACTCTTCTGGTCTCATTTTTTCTCCTTTTTGAAATTGTAGTGTGAAAAAATGTGAAGAAAAGTAAAAATATAAAAAACTTAACTAAAATTGTTACAAAATTACACAATTAATTATATGTAAAATAAGTATTAAATATATTGATTATTTATATTAAAAATTAAGAAATTATTGCAATATAACAAATAATTATTGTAATATTTTATATATCTATTTCATAACTAATTTTAATTAGAATAATGATTTTAGGGGAGCGAAAGCTGAGAGTAGGCGTAATAGTCTTGACCCTTTGAACCTGTTTGGGTAATGCCAGCGTAGGGAGATGCAAAATTTTTCTAATCCTTTCTTAGCATTCCCATAAATTGATTTTATGGAGAGTTGTATGAGTAATTTTTTCTTGTGGCTTGGAGCTAGTATTTCGCTAGCTGAAATTGAAGCCGGTAGTTTATTTTCAGGTCTTATTTTAAGTGATTCTTTATTTGCTATATTTTTTGGACATTTTTTAGGTGGAATTTTATTTTTTGCTATGATGTATATTAGCACTAAACTAAAATGCAATGCTATGGGTAGTCTTAAATATTTTTACTCACAAAATGGCAAAATATTCTTTTCATTTTGCAATTTTCTAGCTTTAATTTGCTGGAGTGCAGTTATGATTATGAGTGCAGCAATACTACTAAATGGACTATATCCAAATATAAATTTTAACTTAGTAGTAATTTTGTTATCATCACTTTTAATAATATGGCTATTCTTAAAACAAAATTTATTAATGTCAATAAATAATTTTATAGTTTGCATACTTTTTTTGATAGTAATTTATATTTTTTATAACTTAATTAATCTTAATTTAAACCAAATAGAAGTTAATAAAATAAACTTGATAAATGCTATTGAACTAAGTATTGCTATGCCAATTTCTTGGCTTGCATTAGTTGGTGATTATACAAAATATTTTAAAAATCCAATAAAAGATAGTTTAGTAGCTTCAGTCGCGTATTTTCTAGGAAGTTCACTTATGTATATAATTGGATATTTAACTATGAAATACTATAGCGACCTTTCTAGTTTTTTAATCACTTTAAAATTATCAATGTTAATAATATTTTTGATTATTTTTTCAACAATAACAACAACATATTTAGACATTTTTTCAGCTAATGAAAGTATTAAAAATATAAATAATAAATTTGGTAATAAAATTACAATTTTATTAATAATCTTTATTGCTTTATTAATAGCTATTTTTATACCTTTTTCTTTATATGAAAATTTTTTATATACATTAAGTTCAGTATTTTTACCTATGGCATCGGTTATAGTATGTGTATATTGTTTTAAACTAAAAAATTCAGCTAAATTAAATTTTTTAATTTGGTTTATTGGATTTTTAATTTATCAAATACTGATTTATTTTGATTTTTTAGCATCAATTTTAACTTTTTTAATCATTTTAATTTTAACCTTAGGAGGAGAATATGTATCAAAACATTATGCAAAAAACAAGAAATCATAAAACTTTAGTAGAAAGTATTACAAATTATGTAACGATAAATGACTCAGCTAACGCTATTTTAGCTGTTGGTGGCTCACCTATTATGGGAGATTTTTATGAAGAAGTTGGTGAAATTGTTACAATTAGTAATGCGGTTTTGCTAAATATCGGGCAGTTAAACGAAAATCTAATAAAAGCCCATAAAAACGCAGCCTTAAAGGCAAATGAATTAAATATTCCTATTGTTTTTGACCCCGTTGCAGCAGGAGTTAGTAATGCAAGAAATAATTTATGTAAATATTTAATGCAAAATATAAAGTTTTGTGTAATTAAAGGCAATGCAAGCGAGATAAATTATCTAGTAAATAAGACATTAAATACAAGTGGCTGCGATAGTAGTGATGAAATAAATCAAAATGATTTAGAAAAATACATTGATTTTGCTAAAAAACATAAAACTATTTTGGTAATCACAGGTAAAAATGATTTTATCATCAATAAAACAAATGTTTTTATGCTAAGCAATGGTTCGGCAATGCAAACAAAAATCACAGGTGCAGGTTGTATGCTAGGCAATATCTTAGCCGTTTTTGTAGGGGCAAATGATGATAAATTAAATTCTGTAATCACAGGTATAAGTGCATTTAACATAAGTGCTGAAATAGCCGAAACTAAAGCAAATGGCACTATGTCGTTTAAAATGCACTTAATTGATGAGTTAAGCAAAATTGATGGAACTACCATAAAAGAAAGGATAAAAATTGAAAAACTTAGATGAAATTTTAAGATTTTATGCAATTAGTGATGATATATACACTAAAGAAGATGAATTATTAGATATTTGTGAGATTTTATTTGATTATGTAACTTGCTTTCAAGTAAGAAATAAAGCGAACAATTATAGCCTTAATACACTTTTAAAATTAAAAAATCTTTGTGAAATAAAAAAAGTAGCTTTAATAATAAACGATGATTTAGAACTTGCAATTAAGCTAAATGCTGATGGTATTCATCTAGGACAAAGTGATATAAACAAAAATCTAAAAATACCAAAAAATATGTTTTTAGGAATAAGTGCAAGTAATTATGAAGAAGCGTTAAAGGGCTTAAAATTAGGAGCAAATTATCTAGGCATTGGAGCAATTTATGAGAGCAATACTAAAAAAGATGCAAAAATGCTAAGCAAAAATGACCTAATAAAAATAGTGCAAGAAATAAACATTCCTAAAGTGGCAATAGGAGGATTAAATTATCAAAATATAGACAATTTAAAAGAATTTAAAATAAAAAATATAGCTTGTATAAGTGCGATTTATGAAAATCAAAATTATAAAGCAAATTGCGAAAAATTATGGAAAAAGATTTCTCTTTTATAATTGACCTTGATGGCGTAATCATTGATAGCGTTGGCTTTTGGCAAGAATTAGCTAATGGATATAATTTAGATGATTTAAGTTTTTATGATGGGCTTAA
This is a stretch of genomic DNA from Campylobacter sp. RM12651. It encodes these proteins:
- a CDS encoding 5-oxoprolinase subunit PxpA, with amino-acid sequence MRIDFNSDLAEGMQNDDEILALISSVNVCCGLHAGGYKEIYNTLIKAKKYKLRIGAHPSFNDRANFGRTNENLNKELLQALLAYQFGAIKQMCELVGVKLSYVKPHGALYNMACVDLDLAKNIAIEVAKLGKDIALMGLSNSCLISAANDIGINSISEVFADRRYTDDGLLVSRTKENALIENEDEAINQVLNMIKHSYVISENGKKINIKADSLCVHGDSKKALLFAQKIKKTLEENNISIRSN
- a CDS encoding cytosine permease; protein product: MSNFFLWLGASISLAEIEAGSLFSGLILSDSLFAIFFGHFLGGILFFAMMYISTKLKCNAMGSLKYFYSQNGKIFFSFCNFLALICWSAVMIMSAAILLNGLYPNINFNLVVILLSSLLIIWLFLKQNLLMSINNFIVCILFLIVIYIFYNLINLNLNQIEVNKINLINAIELSIAMPISWLALVGDYTKYFKNPIKDSLVASVAYFLGSSLMYIIGYLTMKYYSDLSSFLITLKLSMLIIFLIIFSTITTTYLDIFSANESIKNINNKFGNKITILLIIFIALLIAIFIPFSLYENFLYTLSSVFLPMASVIVCVYCFKLKNSAKLNFLIWFIGFLIYQILIYFDFLASILTFLIILILTLGGEYVSKHYAKNKKS
- the thiM gene encoding hydroxyethylthiazole kinase — translated: MQKTRNHKTLVESITNYVTINDSANAILAVGGSPIMGDFYEEVGEIVTISNAVLLNIGQLNENLIKAHKNAALKANELNIPIVFDPVAAGVSNARNNLCKYLMQNIKFCVIKGNASEINYLVNKTLNTSGCDSSDEINQNDLEKYIDFAKKHKTILVITGKNDFIINKTNVFMLSNGSAMQTKITGAGCMLGNILAVFVGANDDKLNSVITGISAFNISAEIAETKANGTMSFKMHLIDELSKIDGTTIKERIKIEKLR
- a CDS encoding NRAMP family divalent metal transporter encodes the protein MKNNKAILGAAFLMATSAVGPGFLTQTASFTQSLGASFAFIILMSVLMDIGVQFNVWRIIAVSKLKAQDIANKVFPGVGYLLSFLIILGGLAFNIGNIAGAGLGFETIFGINPILGACISAVIAIGIFINKDAGAHMDRFAKILGAILILIIIYIVFKSNPPLKEVAIETFAPSKFDALSLVTLIGGTVGGYITFSGAHRLLDAGICGVENLKEVSKSSVSGIIIASIIRVFLFLAVLGVISLGVSLNPNNPALTPFEYILGNFGSVVFGIVIWAASITSVVGCAYTSVSFISSFSPWLKKNENNIIIAFIIFSTLVFSTIGKPTAVLILVGTLNGFILPIALCVILIAAYKKNIVGDYKHSKLLALIGWLITIAMAYLCYVTLMKYINS
- a CDS encoding thiamine phosphate synthase → MKNLDEILRFYAISDDIYTKEDELLDICEILFDYVTCFQVRNKANNYSLNTLLKLKNLCEIKKVALIINDDLELAIKLNADGIHLGQSDINKNLKIPKNMFLGISASNYEEALKGLKLGANYLGIGAIYESNTKKDAKMLSKNDLIKIVQEINIPKVAIGGLNYQNIDNLKEFKIKNIACISAIYENQNYKANCEKLWKKISLL
- the pxpB gene encoding 5-oxoprolinase subunit PxpB; this translates as MYNKFKITSETSLLLYLEPPISIEKQRLCYALNLVIKDMPYIKEVVVGMNTLYVLTSDLNYKDLLDLQSKLNELITSTKPLELSGRLIEIPVDYGGDLGLVLKVIAKAKGMSMSEFAKLHAEPIYDVYFIGFQPGFAYLGGLNEILHTPRLSTPRLKIPAGSVGIGGAQTGIYPYQSPGGWNIIGNTKAKLFDVNSENPSLLKAGDRLKFVINSIKERL
- a CDS encoding biotin-dependent carboxyltransferase family protein → MKITKISSIATIQDLGRFSYKSYGVNESGALDKWSFMLGNALLGNDLNAPAIEVILGGIEIYCNKAMTFCITGANYEAFIDEKPIHNNYRIRIEAGKTLRLIRAMSGMCAYICAYGGFSADFVLNSASTNLSASFGGFNGRALKVGDELSIGSRMNLSQIAVSRIKPRDKIRIIKGAEWELFSDEAKHNLLNQEFNISSSSNRMGYRLNSDFKLNLINELSLPSHGVSAGTIQVPSSGEPIVLLKDAQTTGGYPKIAQVIEADLGLFAQSRINSKISFELVSIEEALMAKKERISHINQIKEYASEN